A window of Halichoerus grypus chromosome 15, mHalGry1.hap1.1, whole genome shotgun sequence genomic DNA:
GCCATTTACCACTGCACAGGACAAGAGAAAgttagtttctatttttaagtggagtatagttgacacataatgttacatcagcgtcaggtgcacaacatagtgatttaacttcTCTTCGCCTTAAGCTGTGCTCACCACGAGTGTAGCTGCCATCCGTCACCACAGGATGCTATCACAGtatcattgaccatattccctgggctgtgccttttattctcatgacttattCCTTTCatagctggaagcctgtatttccgGCTCCCTTTCAACTCCTTTTGCACATCCCCTTCCAATcttctctcctctggcaaccaccagtttgttctctgtattcatagatctgattctgctgtttgtttgtttattcatttgttttgttttgtagattatgcatataagtgaaatcatatgatatttgtctttctccatctgacttatttcactcagtgtaatacctattaggtctatccatgttgtcacaaatggcaagatctcatccttttcttaaggctgagtactattccattatgtgtatatgtatgtgtacatcatatcttccttatccacacttgggttgcttccatatcttggctattgtaaataatgctgcagtaaacataggggtgaatatgtctttctaaaaatatttattttattcattttagagaaagagagagagagcaagcaagtggggggagggggcagaaggagagggagagagaatctcatgcagacaccccactgagcttggagcccaactcaaggctcgatctcacaaccccaagatcatgacctgagcccaaataaAGTCGGCCACTTACCCAACTGAACACCCAGGGATGAATATGtctcttcaaattagtgtttttgttttctttggataaatatccagtagtggaattattggatcatatggtatttctattttaactttttgaggaacttccatactgttttccacagtggctgcaccagcttgcattcccaccaacagtgcatcagggttcttttttctccacatcctcgaaaacacttgttgtttcttctctttttgattctagccatcctggcaggtgtaaagtgatacctcattgtggttttgatttgcatttccctaatgatgagtgatgttgagcatctattcatgtatctgttgactatctggatttcttctttgaaaaatatctcttcaggccttctgcccattttaattggattatttgtgtttttttggtgttgagttgtataagttctttatatattttgagtattaacccctttatcagataggacatttgcaaatatcttctcccattccataggttgcctttttattttttgatggcttcgtttgctgagtttttattttgatgtagtcccaatagtttaattttgcttttgtttctcttgccagaggagacacatctagaaaaatgttgctatggccaatttCAGAGtaattgctgcctgtgttctcttctaggatttttatggtttcaggtctcacatcaaggtctttaatccatttggggTGTCTTTTTGTGCATGATgttaagacagtggtccagtttcattctttacaAGAAAGTTATCTTTATATACAGTGAATTTTAGGGtaggtttttaaatgaaaagaaggataatagtaaagagaagaaaaaatagtgCTGGGAGAACTTTAGATATCAATATGAAGACATAGGGAAATCAGAAGGCCTAGATGCCTCAGCTTATTATGGCACAAAGAAATACAAGGAGCATAAGCATTTAAAAGCAGTGAGATACCATCagcaatattatttatatagaaatgaatCTAGTGGGGGAAGAGAAGGCGTTTGCGTCAGCATAATGGTCAGTGGCTGATAGAATCAGCTGAGTGGAAGTTTAAGGGGGAACACAACATGTACACACTCTCAAGGTATTTCCCCACAAATCAAGTATTAATTACAAAGGGCAAATAGAAACTTTACTGTGGAGACACCTGAGGGATGCCAAATTAACCAAGTTACGAAAGCAAAAATCACCCATAAGGAAAAATAAGGACAATGTCGCTGGCGTGGTTTTCCACTGCAAAATGCACACCCTGAATCTAAGCGTGAGGTGCCTGTGGACAAAGCTCTTCTGTATGCATCAtggtttctttctctgcctggtttctctctctcccccttctcctcagcCCTGGATCATTGCCCCTCACTACCCCAGCCATGACCAACGGCTGTGAGGAAAGGCACCCAAGGTCTCTGTTCACGcacttgttttaaaattcattaatctGGATTGGATTCCATGAGCTAGGGAGCTCTGGAGATGCACACAAACCACCAAAGTGTGGGGAGAGGTGGTGACCTGGGCAGGACCCGTGAATCTTCTGACTGTCCAGCTCTGACCAGGCGCGGGGCAGTCTTCACTCGATGGCACATTTGGGCAGTGTCTGAAATGCAGAACTGTGCACTTATGACGGGTAGAAATGGTCTTCTGAAAAAGGAGAAGTCCACATCTTCTTTGGGACCACTACAGAGACTGACAAATGAGGAAGTAGCCGTCCTGCTTCTGGTAAAATGTCAGTGTCAAAACGCAACTGGGATGGGAGGGTAATGGACGCCTACCCATGCATCCTGTTGCTCAGCGTGGCCTTCCAGGCTCTGTCCCCGGGACCCCTCCGCACAGCTGGCGTAGGCAGGAAAGTCACCGAGGTTGCAAAACTCACCACCCCACTCTGCTTTACTCTACAGGGGAGGAAATTGagtcatatttttattacatcattTTGTACTTTTAGAATGAGCCTTGAATTCCACTTTAAAATGCCCCTCAAATTATTTTCTCGGTGGTGTATTATCAATTTACCATTCATTAATAAATAGTCTTAAATTAAGCATTGGTGATCAATTAAGCAATTATTAACCAATCATTAATAATGTGGTTATTTGCTGAGTAAATGTTCGTTTATTGTCCTTTACGTGCTGGAGCACGGTGTGAGGTACACTCATGATTTAGCAATGAGAAGATACGACTTAGAATTCCATGGGGCAATTTATTGCTTAACTCCTTTTGCTGGTTTACAGAATCATTATAACAAATTCTCAAATACACCCCCTACCCTATCAGGGACAATTATTTATGAGGCAGGGAGAGACACTGAATGTGTAAATAGCATAAAGTCAGCTTGAAATGCACAATTAGTCACTTCCGTGAAGGTCCTAGACACCAGGTGAGATTACGTTGGATCTGTAGGTGAAGGGGAACCTTGGGTGGGAATTCAGGAGAGATAGGATTGGGGACACCAAGAGAGGCAGATTCAGATCTGGTATCTACTCTgaaatgggaagtcacagagtaGGAACTTCTGAGTAGGAGAAATGGGGATGAGGAGTTCTTTCCAATAGAGTCTGTTTCTCCAGAGAGGAGGAAGATCTATGAGCTGTGCCTCATGCACATTCAGTTTTTGGAAAGTGTGTAGGAAGTCGAGAATGGACAGAATCACCGTTCCCTGTGCAGAGGCTTTTCAGCATTTTGTCtcccttcatttaaaaacaatgtcATTGCCTTCTTTATTGGTAAAATAGTAACCTGTTGCCTGCTgcggattttttctttttttcctaaaacgtGCATTGTTGATCTTACTGTTTTGTTAAATATTCAATTACTTCTGGATACCCCCAAACCACTGACATCTGAATGGACCAGTGACAGTGGAGGCATACTACTAATCAGTAGTTCCCTGGACCCACCCTTGTGGTTATTTCTCTAGTTCTGGAATCCTTACACTGAACAGACATCCTCACAGCGGACACTGGTTTTCTGACGTGTGGAGTAAGAGAGTCAGtgaaggaaaggccatgtggaAGGTGCTGGAAATGCCTCTCCCTACCAAATAGTGAAACAAAAGTAATTCTGCACTCTTGGAGAGATTGCACAGATTCATACCACAACCAAGAACTCAGATCCAGAGACAATGACGTCTTCCACTCCCCACTCGACTTGCCTAGTTGGTTTGCACAGAAAACAGAGACGGACCTTGGAGAAGTGGGTTCTTATGTATCAGGTGATTCCAATTTCCACTTCTGCTCCAGCTGAAGACCCACAGAGAAACCCACGTAAGCCCTGACATCTGGTGCACAGCTGTTGATTGGTGGGTTTACTGTGGGTCTGTCTATAAAGGCCTTCAGGTTCAGTCTGCCGTTAGTTCTCAGGGCTAGCCATACACTGTCCCTGTCCACATTTGTTCGGGTCCATGTCACGTgtccagccctgcatcggtctccaGCCCTGCATCTGACTCCTGCGCATGTCTCCAGCCCTGAGCACGTCTCCAGTTTCCAGTCTCCAGCTGTGCATCTGGCTCCAGCCCTGAGCGCATCTCCAGCCCTGTACTATCCAGGCTGCAGGGACCGTGACCGTCCATTGCACAGGACATCACACAGGTCCAGTACACACCGTGTGGGTTGCATCTGTGAAACAGGAAGTAGCAACTATTCTAGGTGTTTTGTAAGAGGGTGGGTAATAAATCTCCCCAAATTTTAGGTTCTTGCCACCTTGGTGAAATTTCTAGGAGTCCAGTTGCCTGAGGCCTGTTGAGATACCCCACCCGAGGTGAAGACTCATTGCTCCATCTGATCCTCCTACTAATGAGACAGTAGCTCAATCCCTAGGGGACCAGCTTTGGAATGTGGAGACAAAATACATACCCCTCCCTGGGCATGCTACCTCCACCCACTTACTCAGTGTCTCGAGAGGCTGTTGGTTTTGAGTGGAGTCCAGAACAAGAGAAGTCCTTGCAATGGGCCCAGGCTGCACAAAGCCTGAGTTGTATGACCCAAAAGATCCAATGGTGTTTGGAGCTTCTGTGGCAGATGAGGTCGACATCCTTTGGCAGGGAACTATATAGATGAAGTGCAACACAGATATTAAAGATTTTGGAGCCATACTATGCCATTCTGCAGAGAACTACTCTCCTTTTGTGAAGGAGTTCTGGGTTGCTCCTGAGCTCTAGTGGAGATAGAATGCTTGGCCATGagtcatcacaagggtccttatgaGTGAAGGAGGGGGCCGGGGAGTCAGAGGCAAAGAAGAAGAGACTCCAGAGTAGCTGGAGCGATGTAGGCTGGCTCTGGAGATGGAAGGGGGCAGCAAGGCATACGGGCAGGGCTAGCAGCTTGGGAAGGCAAGGGAATGGATTTGCCCCCAGGGCCTCTAGAAGGAGCACAGCCCCAGGACACCTCGATTTTAACTCAGGGGTGTTCATGTTGGAATTCAGTTCTCCGAAacgataaaataataaatctgtgctGCTTTAACCCACTAGCCTGTAGTGATTGGCTATGGCAGGAACACAACAGGAAAATAATATACCATATAGtcctttttaaattgggtttcttttttgcttttagttttttgttttgctaatgTGAGCTCTGAAAACTAGTTTGAATCGGTCTAGTCCAGTGATGTATTTCTGGGCCAGACAAAATgcaaacattcaataaatacctgttgaagcTTGGGTCACAAGGGGGGTATCAGGCCAGGAAGACAAGAGTTTAAGGGTCAGGGGAGGCCTCAGACATGGCCAGAAACCTCTGCAAAGCCCATTGCCTGCCCTAACCTCAGCCCTGGGGAAATGACAGCTAGGCTTTTCCCTTTCCTGTGGGGCTGCTGACGTGACAACCCCGTGACGGACAGGACCAGCCTCCAAGTGCCCACACCCTGTGTGTCTGCCCGTCCTGCGGGCACCGAGGTCCCTCCCTATGCACTGCTAGAGCCAGACAGAGGAGACGCCATGACCCCCACCCTGACGGCCCTGCTCTGTCTCGGTGAGatctgaggaggggaggggatgccCTATTCTGGGAGGGACCCGGACCCGCCCCACAGCCAGGCCCTGGTCTGTCAGAGACCCCAGACTCAGGAGGCTCACGGGAGGAGGGGTTCTGCTCAGGATTCGGGGCAAACCTCTCACAGGAACTCTCTTCCAGGGCTGAGTGTGGGCCCCAGGACCCGAGTGCAGGCAGGTGAGTCTGTCCCCAGGGGTCCCAGTCCCACCTCCTCACTGGGGACAGGGGTCACCCACCAggcagaggggatggagaacagcAGTTCTGGGCTGACACAGGGGGACGTCTGGGGgtttggggcagagctgggacctggggctggggaaggTCTTGTGTCCCAGCCTCCGTTTCCTTCCAGGGACCCTCCCCAAACCCACCATCTGGGCTGAGCCAGGCTCTGTGATCCCCTGGGGGACCCCTGTGACCATCTGGTGTCAGGGGAGCCTGGAGGCCCAGGAGTACCTCCTGCATAAAGACGGAAACTTGGTGACCTGGGACAAACCGCCTGCACTGGAGCCCGGGGACAAGGCCAAGTTCTCCATCAGATACATGACAGATGTATATGCAGGACGATATCTCTGTAGCTATCACAGTCCCACTGGCTGGTCCGAGTACAGTGACCCCCTGGAGCTGGTGGTGACAGGTGCGAGCCCACTCAGGGTCCCAGCCCCAGGCTGTGCCCTCAGGAAGGGGGTCTGCTCTCAGGGTGTCTCCCTCTcacagcccagccctggggaTAATGTGGGGGATCTGAGCCCCATTTAACAccgtcccctcctcctctcctagGATGGCAGGGCAAACCCAGCCtctcagccctgcccagccctgtcgTGACCTCAGGAGGGAACGTGACCCTCCAGTGTGGCTCATGGTTGGGACTCGACAGGTTCGTCCtgatgaaggaaggagaaaaccaGACCTCCTGGACCCTGGACTCCCAGCGAGCCCCCAGTGGGGGGTTCCAGGCCCTGTTCCCTGTGGGCCCCGTGACCCCCAGCCTCAGGTGGATGTTCAGATGCTATGGCTATTACCGCAACAACCCCCAGGTGTGGTCGTACCCCAGTGACCCCCTGGAGCTGCTGGTCTCAGGTGAGGGAGTCTGATTGTTGCCCCATCCCTGTTTTGAGGCACCAGACAGGTTATGGGGGCTCCGCTCCCAGGGGAGCCCCAGATgagagggtgggatggggggacAACAGGGGCTCACAGGTCAGAGTCACAGAGGGTGATGGACAGTGAGACCCGGGGTCAGGATGGGAGAAGGGAGGTTTGGGGAGCATCAGCCCCTGCAATCCACAGCTGGTCTCTCCCAGGTGCATTGGGGAAGCCCTCCCTCCTGACCCAGCAGGGCCCTGTCGTGACCTCTGGACAGAGCCTGACCCTCCAGTGTCGCTCTGATGTCGGCTACGACAGATTCGCTCTGTCCAAGGAGGGGGCACGTGACCCTTACCAGCTTCTTGGTCgacagccccaggctgggctctctGGGGCAGACTTCTACCTGGGCCCTGTGAGACCCTCCCACGGGGGCCGGTACACATGCTATGGTGGACGCAAGCTCTCCTCCGAGTGGTCAGCCCCCAGTGACCCCCTGGACATCCTGGTCGCAGGTGAGATGCCACAGGTCAGTCAGGACCCCAGACTCTGCACAGGTCCTGCCAGGGGGgcccaggtggtggtggtgggaccACGGGTGTGGGgtccccagggagggagagagacggagagagacagGGGACGGGGAAGGGAGAAACTCAGAAGACACAGACAGACTCCGTTCAGAGCAAGGGCTGGACAGCCCCTcacctgcccttcctctctctagGACAGCTCCCCTACACACCCTCCCTCTCAGTGCAGCCGGGACCCACGGTGGCCTCAGGAGAGAATGTGACCCTGCTGTGTCAGTCATGGAGCTCTGAGGACACTTTCCTTCTGTCCAAGGAGGGGGCAGCCGATCCCCCCCTGCGTCTTAGATCAAAGCACCGAGCTGGGCAGCACCAGGCTGAATTCTCCGTGAGTCCTGTGACCTCAGCCCACGGGGGGACCTACAGGTGCTACGGCTCATCCAGCGGCTCCCCCTACCTGTTGTCCCAGCCCAGTGACCCCCTGGAGCTCCTGGTCTCAGGTGAGGGGCCCCTTATCCTGTCCCCTCTGTGTCCCAACATTGTCTTCAGGACCCTGTGCCCAGGAGGGCTCTGGTCTAGGATGGGAGTGAGGGGCTCCGAGGGAGCGTCAGCAGAGGGGTCCACAGCTCACAGTGCAGGAGGGAAACAgggccctcccacccctgcctcgtCCTTCGCCCCCATCACCAGAATTCTCCAGGCGGAGGAGGGGGACCTTGGGGGCCACAGGGCACATGAGGGAGAAGAGTGTGAGCAGAGACAGGGTCTCTAGGGGAAGCTCCAGTCCCCCTCTTGTCTTTTTCCCCAGGATCCCCTACAGACCCCGGCCCCTCACCCACAGGGCCCAGCTCAACAGCTGGTGAGTCACAGGGGCCGCTGTCCAGGGGCTTTTCTTCCAGTCCCTCAGAGATGCCAGGGGGACAGCGGGGCTCCAGGGGCTCTGAGGGTGAGTGAGGCTCTCTGTCAGGAGTGGTGGGAGGGCCCATGGGGAGCAGGGGCTGAGTTACACCCTCAGTTCAAGGTCCTCTGCAGGCGTTGGCCTGGACGTGCCCCTCTCCTGtgtgggcctcagtgtccccaagTGTAAAGGAGAGAGTCGTGGCCTAGAGTAGATTTCCCCTCAGTTCCGACCAGGGCTCTGACCGTGGGAGAGGAGGACTCACGGGGAAGCCCCCAGGTGTGACCTATGGGGGGGCCTTCCCTCTGCAGCTGTGAGAGTGACgttgcaggaggaggggagggaggatgatGGCTGGGGGCATTCAGGTGATAGGGGATCTGGAGGGACCCTCAGCTCCAGAAGAAGATGCTGGGACAGGCCGTGCCCCACGTGAGGAGCCCAGAGCCTCGAGCtggtgtccccacaggggacagCATGAGGAGAGCACGGGAAGCCCACAGCCCtggtcccagccccagccctgccgccCCCACGCTGGGCGACCTGAGACATGTgaatgacctctctgtgcctcagtttcctgtctgTGGAGTGGGCGGGAGGGGTGGCAATCCCCTGCTGCGTGATCGTTGACAGGGTCAGAGGTGAGTGCACAGAGCCCCGCAGGTGCCtgccacacagtaggtgctcagttaaaCGGCGTCACTGGCTCATTCATGGTGTGGCTCCTGCCCAAGGTCCCCACTGGTACCTGTACGTCATCGGGGTCTCGGTGGCCTTCGTCCTGCTGCTCggcctcctcgtcctcctcctggTCCGACACCGGCGTTGGGGCGAAGGCAGGAAGCCaggtgagaaggggagggggtgaCGGGCCCCAGGGAGTGGTGGCTGTCCTGGGGGCCGACCGAGGGCGGGCTCAGGGCAGCGGCCAGAGAGGGAAGCCGGAGAGGTGGGAAAGGCTGGTGTGGAAAGACACTTGCAGAATCTCAAGTCAGAGAGTCTAGAAAGAAAACACCCAGGTGGGACCCACGTGCCAGTTGAaggtttttcctcttttcaatctCGGGAGATGGAGAGACACACAGACAATATGTGTGAAGGGCTCCTTTCCCTGGAATCACATGGGGGGTGGTTGTAACCTCCCAGCCCAGAGGGAGGCTGATTCCCAATGTCCTGCAGGGGCTGCAGACCCGGagcccaaggacagaggcctgCAGGACAGGTAACTCTTACTCGCACACCCCCTAGACTCCCACCTACCCGCCCCCTCTATGCCCCCTAACACCCTGTCtcctccccagctccagcccagctGCTGCCGCCCAGGAGGAGAGCCTCTGTGAGAGGAAGGGGATTGccctgggggtgggctgggagggtcTGGGGGTAAGGGGTGAGGACCGAATTCCCACATGCATGACCTTGGCACCTCACCCCACTGCTGAATCCCCTGGATCACAGCTGCCCTGTCTGAGAAGTTCAGGGGACCTTGCCAAGAGGTACCCCCCATTCTCCCCAGCAGATGCTGCCATGCAAGACACTCAGCCTGAGGAGGGGGTGGAGCTGGACCATCGGGTGAGACCCCCACTCTCGTGCAGACCCCAGGGCCCTCGTGGTGCCAAACTTAATCCAATGGACACTTCTCTGTCCTCACACCACCCAGTCTCAGCAGTGTCCCTCAGATGCCCTCTCCCTCCTTGGGCATTCTGGGTCAGCCTGCTGTGACCGCATGGGGCCTCCTCCGTGCTCCCCTTGTCTGGCTCCCTGACTGCTGTCTGACTTCTGGTTGTTGAGGTGCATGCGCAGGTCTCAAGAGGGTGCATGAAGAAATGAATCACCCACAGGTCTTAGGcccccttcattcattcacccagtAAATGGGCACAAGAAGCCCACCATTTACCAGGCCCCACCTAGTGCTGCAAGCACAGCAGTGGGCAAATCTGACCCACCCTCCATGAGCTCACCTTGTGGGTGACAGACAATATGCAAGGAAGTGGGCAGCACCCTCGAGTGCGAAGTGTGGCCAAGGAAAATAAAACGAGAAGGGGGtagcaggtgcaaaggtcctgaggcagcaACATGTTTTGAAGGAACATAGGCTATGTGGCTGGAACCAAATGAGCAAGAAACAGTGTCAGGAATAGAATCAGAGCCATAGAAAGCATTGGATGTCCCAAGGCTCAGGAAGCCCCTGGAGAGTCCACCAGGAAAGTGACCTAATCTGCCTGAAAGTTTGAAAGCATCACTCTGGCAACAGTGTGGAAAAGGGTCTGAGGCGGTTGAGTGGAATCAAGGAGACAAACCTCCCCCTCACTGTCTGTCTGCAGCAGAACACACGGGATGAAGACCCCCAGGGATTGACATATGCCCAGGTGAGCCACTCAAGATCAAGACTCAGGCAGGGACtggccccttctccttcccctgtgTCGGGGGGATTGCTGGACTCGGAGGACAGACAAGCAGAGGAAGACAGGCAGACAGACTGTCAGGTGGGTCCCTTCTCCAAGGCCCCAGGCTCCCCCCTCCTCAATcacacacctcccctctctcccccactgcagGCTGCGACATCTCATGCCCCTTCGGATGTGACCTACGCCCAGCTGAACCGCTTGACCCTCCGACGAGAGACAAGtgcatcccctccctcccaaTCAGGGGAGCTCCCAGCAGAGCCCAGCGTGTATGCCGCTCTGGCCATCCACTAGCCCAGGAAGGACCCAGATCCCACACTCCAGGGAAGGGGACCGCAGAGACCCTGGAAGGGACAGGAGCTGCCCACAGTGGGTGCCACCTAATGACCCCAGCCAACCTGGACTCCTCACGCAGACCAGTAGGAACTCCGGGACCTCTGGGAGTTGCCTGATTCTGTCATCAAAGATAGTAACATCCCTACACTTTGGAAATCAAAGCAACGGACTTCTCAATAATTCaggaatgaaatgagaaaaccaaaatgaaaatgagaaaatgtttatacatatatacatcagATACATATACAAGGGTAATATAAATGTTATACATCaaatctatgaaatgggaaaattaagAACCAAGAACTAACATATTAGAACAGAAAACAGCCTAAAATAATTAATGATAAACCTATTATATCGAGACtatagaaaaagaatagcaggggtgcctgggtggctcagtcattaagcagctcaggtcatgatcccagggtcctgggatcgagccccacatcgggctccctgctcagcagaaagcctgcatctccctctcccactccccctacttgtgttccgtctctcgctcgctctctctgtcaaataaatgaataaaatctttttaaaaaaggaaggaagaaagaaaaagaatagcaaattatTCCAAATGAAGgtagaaggaggaaaataataatgacaagaaTAGCTACTAGtgaggacaaacaaaaaatagagaaaaatcaataaagccaAAGTGTTCATTTTTGTAAACAACGGTTATAAATCCTAGCCACAATAgccaggtgagagagagagagagaaggtacaCATCACCATTATCAGGACAGCATCACATCCTACACAATTTAAATCAATAATAGAACATTATGAATCATTTTAAACAGATACATAAGTAACTGACAAAATCCTCAAAAATACAAGTTACAAAATgatgaagaagtagaaaatatgtATCACCCTATGTATACATTAAATGCATTGACTCTGTGGTCAaaaacctatgacccagcaattgcactattgggtatttaccccaaagacacagatgtagttaaaagaaggggcacatgcaccccaatgttcatagaaacaatgtccacaatagccaaactgtggaaggagctgagatgcccttcaacagacgaatggataaagaagatgtggtccatatatacaatggaatattactcagccatcagaaaagatgaatacccaacttttacatcaacatggatgggactggaggggatgatgctaagtgaaataagtcaagcagagaaagtcaattatcatatggtttcactcatatgtggaacgtaagcaatagcacagaggaccagaagggaagggagggaaaaccgaatgggaagaaatcagagagggagaaaaaccatgagagactctggataccgggaaacaaactgagggttacagaagggagggggtggggagatggggtaactgtgtgatgggcattaaggagggcaagtgatgtgatgagcactgggtgttattataactaatgaatcattgaacactacagcaaaaactaatgatgtactgtatgttggataatcaaatttaaaataacccACCCCCCAAATGAAGTATGTGGAAACTGAGAGAAACGGAGAGCAGACTGTGTGGCTTCCAGGGCTGGGGTGTGGAAATGGGGAGGTGTTGGTCAAGATTATAGCTAGAAGATAAACAACTTCCATAGTTATAAGACcacaagttctggggatctgatgtacagcatgatgaccaCAGCTCATCACACTGTATCATATTCTCGAATGTTGCAAAGAGTAGATCTAAATGTTCTCAACACATGCAAGAAAGGCAACTATGTTATGGGATGGAAGTGTGAGCTAAGGCCATGGGTATAATCATTCTGTAATATAGAAATGTGTCTGTTGAGGAGGCTTCATTGGGAATTTCCTCCAAACACTTATGCCCTTaggaaacacacacatgcatatacacaagCATATACACACACCAAAATTACACAAACCTTTCCTGAGAATGAAAAGGGAAGGAGCAATATTGCATTAGGCCAGGAAACTATTGACACCAAAACCTGGCAAGGTCATTACAGAATGAAAAAGGCATATAAAGACGTCTCACATAAATTTCAATGTAAATCTCTAAACAGAATGTTCACAAATAAGATTCAGCAATAGTTAAAAAAGACTCTACATCGTGACCACACtggattttgggggggaggggaggaacagagtagcttaaaattttaaaactcaatcAATGTAATCTGATACATTAACAGA
This region includes:
- the LOC118535639 gene encoding leukocyte immunoglobulin-like receptor subfamily A member 6 isoform X3; its protein translation is MTPTLTALLCLGLSVGPRTRVQAGTLPKPTIWAEPGSVIPWGTPVTIWCQGSLEAQEYLLHKDGNLVTWDKPPALEPGDKAKFSIRYMTDVYAGRYLCSYHSPTGWSEYSDPLELVVTGWQGKPSLSALPSPVVTSGGNVTLQCGSWLGLDRFVLMKEGENQTSWTLDSQRAPSGGFQALFPVGPVTPSLRWMFRCYGYYRNNPQVWSYPSDPLELLVSGALGKPSLLTQQGPVVTSGQSLTLQCRSDVGYDRFALSKEGARDPYQLLGRQPQAGLSGADFYLGPVRPSHGGRYTCYGGRKLSSEWSAPSDPLDILVAGQLPYTPSLSVQPGPTVASGENVTLLCQSWSSEDTFLLSKEGAADPPLRLRSKHRAGQHQAEFSVSPVTSAHGGTYRCYGSSSGSPYLLSQPSDPLELLVSGSPTDPGPSPTGPSSTAGPHWYLYVIGVSVAFVLLLGLLVLLLVRHRRWGEGRKPGAADPEPKDRGLQDSSSPAAAAQEESLYAAMQDTQPEEGVELDHRQNTRDEDPQGLTYAQAATSHAPSDVTYAQLNRLTLRRETSASPPSQSGELPAEPSVYAALAIH
- the LOC118535639 gene encoding leukocyte immunoglobulin-like receptor subfamily B member 3 isoform X8 produces the protein MTPTLTALLCLGLSVGPRTRVQAGTLPKPTIWAEPGSVIPWGTPVTIWCQGSLEAQEYLLHKDGNLVTWDKPPALEPGDKAKFSIRYMTDVYAGRYLCSYHSPTGWSEYSDPLELVVTGWQGKPSLSALPSPVVTSGGNVTLQCGSWLGLDRFVLMKEGENQTSWTLDSQRAPSGGFQALFPVGPVTPSLRWMFRCYGYYRNNPQVWSYPSDPLELLVSGQLPYTPSLSVQPGPTVASGENVTLLCQSWSSEDTFLLSKEGAADPPLRLRSKHRAGQHQAEFSVSPVTSAHGGTYRCYGSSSGSPYLLSQPSDPLELLVSGSPTDPGPSPTGPSSTAGESQGPLSRGFSSSPSEMPGGQRGSRGSEGPHWYLYVIGVSVAFVLLLGLLVLLLVRHRRWGEGRKPGAADPEPKDRGLQDSSSPAAAAQEESLYAAMQDTQPEEGVELDHRQNTRDEDPQGLTYAQAATSHAPSDVTYAQLNRLTLRRETSASPPSQSGELPAEPSVYAALAIH
- the LOC118535639 gene encoding leukocyte immunoglobulin-like receptor subfamily B member 3 isoform X4, producing MTPTLTALLCLGLSVGPRTRVQAGTLPKPTIWAEPGSVIPWGTPVTIWCQGSLEAQEYLLHKDGNLVTWDKPPALEPGDKAKFSIRYMTDVYAGRYLCSYHSPTGWSEYSDPLELVVTGWQGKPSLSALPSPVVTSGGNVTLQCGSWLGLDRFVLMKEGENQTSWTLDSQRAPSGGFQALFPVGPVTPSLRWMFRCYGYYRNNPQVWSYPSDPLELLVSGALGKPSLLTQQGPVVTSGQSLTLQCRSDVGYDRFALSKEGARDPYQLLGRQPQAGLSGADFYLGPVRPSHGGRYTCYGGRKLSSEWSAPSDPLDILVAGQLPYTPSLSVQPGPTVASGENVTLLCQSWSSEDTFLLSKEGAADPPLRLRSKHRAGQHQAEFSVSPVTSAHGGTYRCYGSSSGSPYLLSQPSDPLELLVSGPHWYLYVIGVSVAFVLLLGLLVLLLVRHRRWGEGRKPGAADPEPKDRGLQDSSSPAAAAQEESLYAAMQDTQPEEGVELDHRQNTRDEDPQGLTYAQAATSHAPSDVTYAQLNRLTLRRETSASPPSQSGELPAEPSVYAALAIH
- the LOC118535639 gene encoding leukocyte immunoglobulin-like receptor subfamily B member 3 isoform X7, producing MTPTLTALLCLGLSVGPRTRVQAGWQGKPSLSALPSPVVTSGGNVTLQCGSWLGLDRFVLMKEGENQTSWTLDSQRAPSGGFQALFPVGPVTPSLRWMFRCYGYYRNNPQVWSYPSDPLELLVSGALGKPSLLTQQGPVVTSGQSLTLQCRSDVGYDRFALSKEGARDPYQLLGRQPQAGLSGADFYLGPVRPSHGGRYTCYGGRKLSSEWSAPSDPLDILVAGQLPYTPSLSVQPGPTVASGENVTLLCQSWSSEDTFLLSKEGAADPPLRLRSKHRAGQHQAEFSVSPVTSAHGGTYRCYGSSSGSPYLLSQPSDPLELLVSGSPTDPGPSPTGPSSTAGESQGPLSRGFSSSPSEMPGGQRGSRGSEGPHWYLYVIGVSVAFVLLLGLLVLLLVRHRRWGEGRKPGAADPEPKDRGLQDSSSPAAAAQEESLYAAMQDTQPEEGVELDHRQNTRDEDPQGLTYAQAATSHAPSDVTYAQLNRLTLRRETSASPPSQSGELPAEPSVYAALAIH